Within Trichoderma atroviride chromosome 2, complete sequence, the genomic segment ACCGCCGGAAGGCGCCGACCCGTTTGAAAAAGCTGCCTATGTTGCCCATCTGATTCTCCGTATGCACCATGCTCGTTTTGACACAAAAACCGAGGACGACAAGGTACCACCACTGCCAGAAATTCTCTTTGACTGGTTACAAAGCAGCCACAACTTGTTTCCCAACCAAGTTCGAGAGATTTCCCGGTATAAGCCCAGCCCTGCGTGCCACAGCTTGTACTGGCAGACTCTGAGAAATGCGCTGCTACGGGGCGACGTAACCGgagcacagcagcttctgAGAAATGCCGGTTGGGAGCATGTTCGCCGAGGGCCTCTGGGCGGCCCAACGTACACTGGCAAGGCTCTTGAAAACGTACGACGATTTGCAGAGGCTACGTGTGAGATGCTTGACCAATGCCCCGCAGCGCGGAACGACTGGGAGATTCTGGATAGTAGCTGGACTCTATTCCGAGTCCAAGCTCGAGGCTCTCTGGATCGACTCACTCTGTTTGCTGAAGGCAAAGATACTAGCCTACTGGATTCTCTCAACGACGGAGTCGACACGTCCATGTCAGCAATGGCCAAGAAAGCGTCGAGCCAGATTCCCTGGGATATTTACGAAAATTTACAGACTGTATATGACATTGTCCTGGGACAGACTGAAGCCATCTTGGAGACGGCACAGGATTGGTGCGAAGCAACAGTTGCACTGTTTGGCTGGTGGGATGAGGGTGTTCAGCGCCCCAAGAGCCTGGTGCAATCACAGTTTGGCGTATCGCCCGGCAGCTTTACAGACTCTGAGGACTACTTTGATCGACTTGTAACGGTGTTCAACGTTGTTATCCAATCTGGCCTGAGCCCTAACACAATGAATCCCGTAGAGGTTGCCCTTGCATCTGCCTTTGAAGGCAACGTTCACGCTGTCATTGGATGCCTGAGAACTTGGTCTCTACCAGTAGCCTGCTCAGTGGCGGAAATCGCTTCTTTGGGCAAATGGCTTCCGCTTCAAGAATCTGCGAAGCCGCTGCCGGCTGATAGTCTGGACATTGACGATTTAATGCTTCTTGGAGTTGGCCAGCCTACTACTGACGATGTCGAGGGCATCAAAGACACAACTCTTGTTATCTATGCGAGAGAGCTGGCAGGAATCGAGCACCTATCGCCACAGCGAGATGGCTGGGAGATGGCCATCCAGGTGCTTGGACGGATGGACGTTCCGGAAAAATCGGAGGAAACAGTTGGTGAATTACTGAGAGACCTTTTGGCAACGTTGGATGAAAACTCTAGCACAACGGTTGATAAGATGTGGAGGCTGTTGAGCGATCTGGGCATGATGAATTATGCTGAGGAGACTGCAGAGGTGAGCAACTTGTTTCTCTCATGTGACTTGAGATTCTTAATTAGCAATGTGATGCTGACTGTATGGACAGACATTTGCCGAGATTTTGTCAAAAGAATCTCACCGATACGGCGAGGCTCTTTGGTATTTTGCGCTATCTCACCGTACCGACCGAGTTCGTGAAGTGCTGAACCTTCTCATGTCTTATTCGCTGGTGCAATCCACAGTATATCCTGCCGAGAAAGACCTTGACGAAGATCTCAAGGGCCTGCTTCGCAACAGATCAGAAACCTTGGAAGAGAAGGCAAAGGTTGATCTGGAAGCCGCCCAGGTGCTCGGGCGCATGCTTAGCGGCTACGCTACGTTGCGCAAGTTCTACGAGATTAGAGACGAGATTGGAAATATCGAAGAAACTTCGCCATCTAGGGCTCTTGCCATGAAGAAGCAAGCCGCGTTCGCGTTGGTGGCTGTCGTCTCTAGCTCAGGCGACAACATCCGCGGCGGGCTCTACGACGAGACGAGAGATGCTGTGGTCAGTGAAGACTTTTTGCTGGCTCTGCTTGGCGAAACAACAGTCTTCATCAACCAGTCGCCCTCTGTCATCTctctcgagcagctggaCATTCTGCTCAAGGCGATTGAGGATATTCAAGCGGTGGGCACTAGAGTGTATTCGACGTGTGAAGAGTTTTTCAACCTGGTGCTCGCGTCAGGACATGGTTTGAAGGGGTCTACACCTTCAGACCTGATAAAGTCGACAAGTTCGCTAAGTGGTAGCACATATATGATGAGCGGCAGTTCACTTCTTGCTAGCCATATGCAAAAGTCTATCATGGGAGGAGGCAAAGTGAATAGGGGATGGGATTGGAGGAAAGGCTGGCTTGCTAACACCAAGGGAGAAGATGTGATTCGCAAGCTGAGATTAGGCTTGGCCAAAGACTTGGCGTCACTATGGCTGGACGATGCGGATGGGGTTGCAATTTACtagaagaggggaaaaaaaagaaagcaaggGGACGATAGACCGGGATGGAACAAATGGATATATAGGTACTCCGTACTACATGATGGAATTGGGATTGAGGCGATGATACATGATGTTTAGCAGGGTTGAGATACCCATATAATACTCGAAATGAGAAAGATATGCGGAGACAAGGCGGTTGATTGAGGAATTCTAGCTTCAGTATACTCTCTTATTGAGGACATCATTCAATTCCTCCTATGGGCTAATATAGTGTCAATAGAGCGCCAGCCCCAGCTTTGGTGCAATGACGTGCGCCACTTTGCCCCGATTCTCTCCCGCCACCCGTCTCCAATCCGATACCGCGCATTGCCAATCTCAAAACTTTCACCCCACCAAAAAGTTTGTTCGTGGGAATGAATCACGAGCGCAGAAGATGGCCCCAATTGAACTGGCAGGCCGCTCTGGAGGCGCCATGACTGTGAGTTTCTGGCGTTGAGACAAGTATTAAACTGCAATTATAATAAACGATGAGCTGACTTTGAATTGGCATTTGTAGAGCATTTTGCGAAGAGCTGGATCCGGCTCCGCGGCCGGAGCTCTGAACCGCACATTATGCGCTTCTTCGACCCGGCGATTCTCGAGCGTCAAGTCCCTGCCGCCGACGTACGAGAAGCTCTTCAACAGATACACCGAAGTGCGCCGAGTCCTGGGCAAGCAGCGCCTGACGCTCGCTGAGAAGATTCTGTACAGCCACCTGGACAACGTCGAAGAGTCACTTCTGACCAACACGGACAATGGGCGCAGCATCCGCGGCAAGGCCaatctgctgctgaagcccGACCGGGTCAACATGCAGGATGCGTCTGCGCAGATGGCCCTTCTGCAGTTCATGTCGTGCAATCTGGAGAGGCCGGCCATCCCTGCGAGCATCCACTGCGACCACCTGATCGTGGGCGCAAAGGGCGCGGAGAATGACTTGTCGACGGGCATCCAGGCCAACAAGGAGATTTTCGACTTCTTGGAGTCTGCGGCGCGCAAGTACGGCATGGACTTTTGGCCGCCTGGCGCGGGAATCATTCACCAGACAGTGCTGGAGAACTATGCGCTGCCGGGtttgatgatgctgggcaCTGACAGCCACAGCCCCAATGCTGGCGGTCTCTGCACAGTCACGATTGGTGTTGGAGGTGCTGATGCCGTTGAGGCCCTGGTTGGCGCCCCGTGGGAGCTCAAGGCGCCCAAGGTTCTTGGTGTTAAGCTCACTGGCAGCCTGAACAACTGGGTTGCTCCCAAGGATGTCATCTTGAAGCTGGCTGGCGAACTGACGGTTCGCGGCGGCACTGGCTCCATCATCGAGTACTTTGGCCCAGGCGTTGACACGCTGAGCGCTACTGGCATGGCTACTATTTGCAACATGGGTGCCGAGGTTGGCGCAACCACATCCCTCTTCCCTTACACTGAAGCTTCTGCTCGTTACCTCGAGTCTACCCGTAGAGGCCAGGCTGTCGAGAACATCAAGGCCCTGCAGAGCTTCCCCGGAAACAGCGCCTCTGAGGACTCCCGCTTCCAGTTCAAGGCTGACGAAGGCGCCGAGTATGACcagctcatcaccatcaacctCTCCGAGCTGGAGCCCCACGTCAACGGCCCCTTTACTCCTGACCTGGCTACCCCCCTGTCCAAGTTTAAGAATGTCGTCAAGGAGCAGCAATGGCCTGAGAAGCTGTCTGCCGGTCTCATCGGCAGCTGCACCAACAGCTCCTACGAGGACATGACCCGCGTGGAGAGTCTCCTCAAGGAAGCTGCCGACGCTGGTCTTAAGCCTGCTGCTGATTTCTACATTACCCCCGGTAGCGAGCAGATTCGCGCCACCTTGGAGCGTGATGGCACTCTCAAGACTtttgaggctgctggcggtgtGTTGCTGTCCAACGCCTGTGGTCCTTGTATCGGCCAGTGGCAGCGTCAGGATGGTGTTACCAAGGGAACCTCCAATGCTATTCTCACCTCGTACAACCGCAACTTCCGCGGTCGAAACGATGGCAACCCCGAAACTATGAACTTCCTTGCCTCTCCCGAGATTGTTACCGCCATGGCTTTTGCTGGCTCAACCACATTCAACCCCATGACCGATACTATCAAGACTCCCTCTGGCAAGGACTTCAAGTTCTCTCCCCCTCACGGTCTTGAAGGCCCCCAGACACCCTTTGAAGCCGGCGTCCCCTCACTCGGTGTCCTCTCTCAGCAGCCCGACCCCAGCATTCAAGTCGCCGTCTCCCCATCTTCCGATCGTCTCGCCTTCCTCGAGCCGTTTGCCCCTTTCCCAGAGTCCGACCTCTCCGGCCTCCGCGTCCTCGTAAAGGTCACCGGCAAGTGCACCACCGACACAatctccgccgccggccCCTGGCTCAAGTACAAGGGCCACCTCCCCAACATCAGCACAAACACCCTCAATACCGCCACCAACGCCGAGACGGGCGAGGTCAATGCCGCCTACGACCTCGACGGCTCCAAGCACACCATCCCCGAGCTCGGCCAGCTGTGGAAGGAGCGCAACCAGGAGTGGCTCGTCGTCGCGGAGCACAACTACGGCGAGGGATCGGCCCGTGAGCACGCCGCCCTGCAGCCCAGATACCTCGGCGCGAGAGTCGTCCTGACAAAGTCCTTTGCGCGCATCCACGAGACGAACCTGAAGAAGCAGGGCGTTGTGCCGCTGACGTTTGAGAACGAGGCTGATTACGACAAGATTGGAGCTGGTGACGAGGTCAGCACTGTGGGACTGTATGAGATGCTCCGCAATAAGGGCAAGGGAGATGTTcagctcaaggtcaagaagacGAGTGGCGAGGAGTTTTTGATCCCGACGAAGCATGCTGTTAGCAAGGACCAGGCGGGATTCATCTTGGCGGGCAGTGCGCTGAACTTGCTGTCCAAGGGAGTATAAAAGTTGAACCAGGGTTAGGGTTTAGCGACTGGGAGCGGATATGGTAGAATGATTTGAGGGGGATTGGGGATGGGAAATAGGGTATGTATAATGCTATTCTTTGTATATAGCAGTATACCTAGGGCACAGAGCCAAGTTATTGATTTCTTGTATAACTATATAAAATATTGGAATTTAGTTGCAAAGCAGTTATTTGACAAGACTGAAGTTATATAGCGGCCAAGTCTTTGAGCTTAGACAACAAGAGTTCTCAAAGTAATGTGTTTGCATTCTATTGTTAGTAATAgtttaagtatattatttttaaaaaaaagaggcaatGTTCCTATCTTCCTATTCCCCCCTACATACCTAAGCTGCTATAGTATTTAATGTGAAAATTTATCTTGTCTGGGACATTTATATTATAtgatttaaaataaaagcatACGAAATAAACAAGCTAATAAGTAAGACTAGGCTAATACCTGTAGTTTGGAAGCCCTGTACAACCCTGTTTGTTTTCAAGTGTAGAAAGACTTCCAAAAAGCAGAAACTCTTACAAAGTTAGATAAATAACTATTTTTCAGTTGTAGGCTTGCTAATGTTACTGGGTCAACATTATCTTCGTAACATAATTATTTTGTAAGTTGCTTTTCAATAACAGGGCTATAGAATAATAATGAGTTATTAACCATTTATTTCCGAGCCAGGTTGATGTACGATACTGCTTGAAACAAGCCCGTATTTTGCGCAACTGTAAAGTAATTACTGGCTTTAAGTTGTCATATGTTACTAGGTTGGTAGACCGCTTGTTTTCTTACCAACTCTGTAACCATGTAATTATATCCATTTGGCCGTAATATACAATATCTTCCCAGGGGGAGTTGCAACCTGATATTCCGCCaagattataattagttGATTGAATGCATCAAGTTCAGGTCGAGCTACGCAAAGTATTTGTGCCATTGTTAGCCAGAATAAGCGGAAAATCCTCTATTATATCACTGTAGCTAGTAGGCTACTTACTAAGAATTATTCCTTGGCAGATTAATCTTGTATATCTGGATGACGCTAGAAGCACAGCGTATGGCGTAACCGCTAACGCAATCATGGCTAGAATTACATTCATGCTATAACCTAGCCCAATGGCTCGGAACATCGAGCGACGTTCCGCAATCTCACAAGTCCTACTCCCGATATTTTCATGAGCAAGTGAGAAATAGACAACGAATGCTGTCgtggtaaaaaaaaaaatgttgtCTATTAGTTACTGGGAAAGCAAGGTCAAAAAGACCCTCATTCAAGCATGGCCTGTCATCTCGAACAACTGGCATCTCGGCATGACTGCCTTTGGGGGACCACCAGTCCATTTCAAGATTGTACGCATCAAAACCACGATAAAGCCAAATTGTAGTCTGACGTTGAAAACAGCTGCATGACAAGTTTGTGCTGAAGCTTAACTGGATCGACGAGCAGCTGGTATGCGCCAATGGAGATAATTTCCAGCTCAATTTAGCAGACTGATAGTTCATCTCATAGTACCAGGAGCTGTTCAGCGTCTCGCAAGCTCTATCAGGACCAGGAAGCACAAAGATGGTTTACTGCATCAATTTGATTCACAGCGGGGTATTCGGAGCCCTGCTTGCATTCTTTCTTTggaggtaaaaaaaaaaaaaaaagtctagATTTTCCGTATTGGAGAGACAGTCGTTGAATGGTACTAACCCTTTGCTGTGCAGTTTGCCCGGGGCGTTGGGCATGTTCGCCCTCTCCATTGGTGTCTCCAACATAGACACTGCGCTGCCTCGCGCAGTTTA encodes:
- a CDS encoding uncharacterized protein (EggNog:ENOG41), with amino-acid sequence MAHRFIIDSSPMAKGSPLTPDRRRVNNFSQFEDGPSAAADFGSSRPPAFESPRPSIGTTSSTGGGLFGQPRGQNAPLGRNFRGRPSGLSRQLRANGNDKEDDFGDGFDDDEELPPLRGSLFRSTPQTTRASQRNDDMEAEVERYIDEEMEEELSADASETGDIFLNMRHDDRAYGQPVIGEESDLMMLQTPAATARVRKEAESIFSQSTRFRPTRNHELQFATIAKDIYTYQEPARITESPDLILKTENLVCQLYNDGVGAHEDTERLENSLANITYRLIQLWTEYTEELPPPEGEDLATIGPPEGADPFEKAAYVAHLILRMHHARFDTKTEDDKVPPLPEILFDWLQSSHNLFPNQVREISRYKPSPACHSLYWQTLRNALLRGDVTGAQQLLRNAGWEHVRRGPLGGPTYTGKALENVRRFAEATCEMLDQCPAARNDWEILDSSWTLFRVQARGSLDRLTLFAEGKDTSLLDSLNDGVDTSMSAMAKKASSQIPWDIYENLQTVYDIVLGQTEAILETAQDWCEATVALFGWWDEGVQRPKSLVQSQFGVSPGSFTDSEDYFDRLVTVFNVVIQSGLSPNTMNPVEVALASAFEGNVHAVIGCLRTWSLPVACSVAEIASLGKWLPLQESAKPLPADSLDIDDLMLLGVGQPTTDDVEGIKDTTLVIYARELAGIEHLSPQRDGWEMAIQVLGRMDVPEKSEETVGELLRDLLATLDENSSTTVDKMWRLLSDLGMMNYAEETAETFAEILSKESHRYGEALWYFALSHRTDRVREVLNLLMSYSLVQSTVYPAEKDLDEDLKGLLRNRSETLEEKAKVDLEAAQVLGRMLSGYATLRKFYEIRDEIGNIEETSPSRALAMKKQAAFALVAVVSSSGDNIRGGLYDETRDAVVSEDFLLALLGETTVFINQSPSVISLEQLDILLKAIEDIQAVGTRVYSTCEEFFNLVLASGHGLKGSTPSDLIKSTSSLSGSTYMMSGSSLLASHMQKSIMGGGKVNRGWDWRKGWLANTKGEDVIRKLRLGLAKDLASLWLDDADGVAIY